Proteins encoded together in one Camelina sativa cultivar DH55 chromosome 9, Cs, whole genome shotgun sequence window:
- the LOC104712629 gene encoding putative receptor-like protein kinase At4g00960, with the protein MVTNHSQKSNNLGLTKSMNFFQNIIKPFKRSSNRGLEDDIERIAALEQKVFSFQVLVSATRDFHPTHKLGEGGFGPVYKGRLPDGRDIAVKRLAQASRQGKNEFVNEAKLLAKVQHRNVVNLWGYCTHGDDKLLVYEYVVNESLDKVLFKSNRKSEIDWKQRLEIITGIARGLLYLHEDAPNCIIHRDIKAGNILLDEKWVPKIADFGMARLYQEDVTHVNTRVAGTNGYMAPEYVMHGVLSVKADVFSFGVLVLELVSGQKNSSFSMRHPDQTLLEWAYKLYKKGRTMEIVDPDIAASADPDQVKLCVQIGLLCVQGDPHQRPPMRRVSLLLSRKPGHLEEPDHPGVPGSRYRRRTRRSSTTAASLGTMSTTGSSTDSFGSNLNTNTGTGGRGTPVSSRTSTRTHATRSAGQSSSSDPHGKRPMSY; encoded by the exons ATGGTCACTAATCATTCTCAAAAGAGCAACAACTTGGGCTTAACAAAGTCCATGAATTTCTTTCAGAACATCATCAAACCTTTCAAACGCAGCTCCAATCGAG GTCTTGAAGATGATATTGAGCGTATTGCTGCTTTGGAGCAAaaagttttctcttttcaaGTTTTAGTTTCCGCTACTAGAGATTTTCATCCGACCCATAAGCTCGGTGAAGGTGGATTTGGTCCCGTCTACAAG GGAAGATTACCTGACGGGAGAGACATAGCAGTGAAGAGACTAGCTCAAGCTTCAAGGCAAGGCAAAAACGAGTTTGTCAACGAAGCTAAGTTGTTAGCTAAAGTCCAGCATCGTAATGTAGTTAATCTTTGGGGTTATTGTACACACGGTGATGATAAACTCTTGGTTTATGAGTACGTTGTGAATGAGAGCCTCGACAAGGTCCTCTTCA AGTCCAATAGGAAATCGGAGATAGATTGGAAGCAGAGGCTTGAGATCATAACAGGCATTGCTCGAGGACTTCTCTATCTCCATGAAGACGCCCCAAACTGTATCATCCACAGGGACATTAAGGCTGGCAACATTTTGCTGGATGAAAAATGGGTTCCTAAGATTGCGGATTTTGGGATGGCCAGACTCTATCAGGAAGATGTAACACATGTCAACACTCGAGTAGCAGGAACCAA TGGTTATATGGCGCCAGAGTACGTTATGCACGGGGTTCTATCGGTTAAGGCAGACGTATTCAGCTTTGGGGTTTTGGTTCTTGAGCTTGTAAGTGGACAGAAGAACTCGAGTTTTAGTATGAGACACCCTGACCAGACTCTTCTTGAATGG GCATATAAACTGTACAAGAAAGGCAGGACCATGGAGATAGTTGACCCGGACATAGCAGCTTCAGCTGATCCGGACCAAGTCAAACTCTGCGTTCAGATTGGTCTTCTCTGCGTTCAAGGTGATCCGCATCAAAGACCACCCATGAGACGAGTATCTCTACTTCTCTCGAGAAAACCTGGACATCTAGAAGAACCGGATCATCCTGGTGTCCCCGGATCTAGATACCGCCGTCGGACGCGTCGTTCCTCAACTACAGCAGCATCACTTGGAACAATGTCGACCACTGGTTCCAGTACAGATTCTTTCGGTTCAAACCTGAACACAAACACCGGAACCGGTGGTAGAGGTACCCCCGTATCTTCAAGGACGTCGACACGGACTCATGCCACTAGAAGTGCTGGTCAGAGTTCTAGCTCAGATCCTCACGGTAAAAGACCTATGAGTTATTGA